One Drosophila santomea strain STO CAGO 1482 chromosome X, Prin_Dsan_1.1, whole genome shotgun sequence DNA segment encodes these proteins:
- the LOC120455336 gene encoding uncharacterized protein LOC120455336 → MSDYSKFLSNLTDQLGLLPVLTPSGLAGLGSNLGNLRPAHKALMYVGAATVACVLLGFTVKSLKSRDRKDKPRIIKVQHGVPIKRDLEGADKVEGSFGEEQAIN, encoded by the coding sequence ATGTCTGACTACTCAAAGTTCCTGTCCAACTTGACGGATCAGCTGGGTCTGCTGCCTGTACTTACGCCCAGTGGATTGGCAGGACTGGGCAGCAATCTGGGCAACTTGCGCCCCGCCCACAAGGCTCTGATGTACGTGGGCGCGGCCACCGTGGCTTGCGTTCTTCTGGGCTTTACTGTTAAGTCTCTGAAGAGTCGCGACCGCAAGGACAAGCCGCGGATCATCAAGGTGCAACACGGGGTGCCGATCAAGCGGGACCTCGAGGGGGCTGATAAGGTCGAAGGATCCTTCGGGGAGGAGCAAGCAATCAATTAG